In Variovorax paradoxus, a single genomic region encodes these proteins:
- a CDS encoding FecR/PupR family sigma factor regulator: MGEALDWIVRLNRLCAGETDVRALATWCARSSAHARAWREAVALWTLLLPAARERCSAPSLRGAATRPRIAGMTGDIRIPHRSAAPGVAPDVSSSSHLRPRHSWS; encoded by the coding sequence ATGGGCGAAGCGCTGGACTGGATCGTGCGCCTGAACCGTCTGTGTGCGGGCGAAACGGATGTTCGCGCTCTGGCGACATGGTGCGCGCGCAGTTCGGCACATGCCCGGGCATGGCGCGAGGCGGTGGCGTTATGGACTCTGCTGTTGCCAGCCGCGCGCGAGCGCTGTTCAGCGCCAAGCCTCCGCGGTGCGGCGACCCGGCCACGGATTGCCGGCATGACTGGCGACATCCGCATCCCTCACCGCAGCGCCGCGCCCGGCGTCGCGCCAGACGTCTCTTCTTCCTCGCATTTGCGTCCCAGGCACTCATGGTCTTGA